In Leptospira bourretii, a genomic segment contains:
- a CDS encoding methyl-accepting chemotaxis protein, translating into MSVQVKIPQNTTLSLKTDLAGTIIFVNDDLVKLSGFERRELLGQSFKKIQSPETPELVYKNIQKTLNENEPWNGLLKNKTNSGDFFWANTTITPYYDRDGKTVGHMFVGRTASEKQILNGENFYLNPQKIESGFSLNPKKILYKFKIKTKLLFVFGLMAVLMSALGINLILIKKQEYEGALNRLKGAEYNLSLAKLMRLTAKHRGFMARVLNGDQSAKEEANSIEKELESAYQIFLKLNEDEGNLFQVYEESKDIHKSWNHLKEINSTLTAKESYVEHVSLIKRMLNVNNEVGESSGLFLDPDKDTYFMIEVSLTKLPYLAEKLGQLRGTGLAHLVKGTKADPFEKNLLQEIVGSVAGHFESITVSMAAIRKFNPDGKKIVETYQKAEVDFPVLRELIQNRVIKEKIPTIKTIEYYNATTNLIDQIFNVNELISKQLSEKFTKRANIAKIYAIMVLVFTSFALVFFILLQYLIIHSIMSVIRNSTNIISQIVRGSGELKENLDYGIHDEIGGLLKWMGVFILNITEIVFILRQVSGELSNKSKDAANLVRNYSATTQDQAASTEETSAATEELAASVENVFSSISTQADHLKEIEKVTSDFKMAMAEVANAMLGMTNLTEEFYKQANDGMLTTKTTADSIHIVNQKAELIDEVVNIINEISDRTNLLALNAAIEAARAGDLGRGFAVVAQEIGKLAEQTAHNTRNIQSLTTDTKNAIKTSVGLMMNTEESFRELLANISKIQETAKLVSSAQEKQTTDTNRIVDSVHKINENSLQILNAASQEKIAVEEISKSIETIATGTQVIADNSLVLLETAKDIEVTGEHLQTVVETYKY; encoded by the coding sequence ATGAGTGTTCAGGTGAAAATCCCACAAAATACAACGTTATCATTGAAAACGGATCTTGCCGGTACGATTATTTTCGTTAACGATGATTTGGTTAAACTGAGTGGATTTGAGCGGAGGGAGTTATTAGGTCAGTCGTTCAAAAAAATCCAAAGTCCCGAAACTCCTGAGTTGGTTTATAAAAACATACAAAAGACTTTAAATGAAAACGAACCTTGGAACGGGCTCCTAAAAAATAAAACGAATTCAGGAGACTTTTTTTGGGCCAACACAACGATTACACCTTATTATGATAGGGATGGAAAAACCGTTGGACATATGTTTGTTGGACGTACCGCATCGGAAAAACAAATTTTAAACGGAGAAAACTTTTACCTAAATCCCCAAAAAATCGAATCCGGTTTTAGTTTGAATCCAAAAAAGATTTTATATAAATTTAAAATAAAAACCAAACTTCTGTTTGTGTTTGGCCTTATGGCAGTCCTCATGTCCGCATTGGGAATCAATTTAATTTTAATCAAAAAACAAGAATATGAAGGTGCATTGAATCGACTCAAAGGTGCAGAATATAATTTAAGTCTTGCCAAACTTATGCGACTCACTGCAAAACACCGAGGGTTTATGGCTCGGGTTTTGAATGGAGACCAAAGTGCCAAAGAAGAAGCAAATTCAATTGAAAAGGAATTAGAGTCAGCTTATCAAATTTTTTTAAAATTAAACGAAGACGAAGGGAATCTTTTTCAAGTTTATGAAGAATCTAAGGATATTCATAAAAGTTGGAATCACTTAAAAGAAATCAACTCAACACTAACGGCAAAGGAAAGTTACGTAGAACATGTAAGTCTTATTAAAAGAATGTTAAATGTAAACAATGAAGTAGGGGAGTCGTCCGGTTTATTTTTGGACCCAGATAAAGACACTTACTTTATGATCGAAGTTTCATTGACTAAGTTACCGTATTTGGCTGAAAAACTTGGGCAACTCCGCGGGACAGGATTGGCGCATTTGGTCAAAGGGACAAAAGCAGATCCTTTTGAAAAAAATCTGCTTCAGGAAATCGTTGGGTCAGTGGCAGGCCATTTTGAATCCATTACCGTGAGTATGGCTGCGATTCGAAAATTTAATCCTGATGGAAAGAAGATTGTAGAGACATACCAAAAAGCAGAAGTTGATTTCCCTGTTTTACGAGAGTTGATTCAAAATAGAGTGATCAAAGAAAAAATTCCAACAATCAAAACGATAGAATACTACAATGCCACAACCAATTTAATTGATCAGATCTTCAATGTGAATGAACTCATTTCTAAACAACTTTCTGAGAAGTTTACAAAAAGAGCAAATATCGCAAAAATCTATGCCATCATGGTTCTTGTTTTCACTTCCTTTGCTTTAGTTTTTTTTATTCTCCTACAATACTTAATCATACATAGCATCATGTCCGTGATTCGAAATAGTACAAATATTATTTCGCAAATTGTTCGTGGGTCAGGTGAACTCAAAGAAAATTTGGACTACGGAATCCATGATGAAATTGGAGGTCTATTGAAATGGATGGGTGTTTTTATTTTAAATATTACTGAAATTGTTTTTATCCTCCGCCAAGTATCAGGTGAGTTATCTAATAAATCAAAAGATGCTGCCAATTTGGTTCGAAATTATTCTGCAACAACACAAGACCAAGCTGCTTCAACAGAAGAGACTTCTGCAGCAACGGAAGAGTTGGCAGCTTCTGTTGAGAATGTTTTTTCTAGTATCTCTACCCAAGCGGATCATTTGAAGGAAATAGAAAAAGTGACCTCTGATTTCAAAATGGCAATGGCAGAAGTAGCAAATGCAATGCTCGGGATGACAAATTTAACAGAGGAATTTTATAAACAAGCCAATGATGGAATGTTAACAACAAAAACAACTGCAGATTCCATTCACATCGTAAACCAAAAGGCAGAGTTAATTGATGAAGTCGTTAATATCATTAATGAAATATCCGATCGAACCAACTTACTTGCGCTCAATGCTGCTATTGAGGCCGCACGCGCTGGTGACCTTGGACGTGGGTTTGCAGTTGTGGCTCAGGAGATCGGAAAACTTGCTGAACAAACAGCACATAATACAAGAAACATTCAGTCATTGACTACTGACACAAAAAATGCAATCAAAACAAGTGTCGGACTGATGATGAACACAGAAGAGAGTTTTCGCGAATTACTCGCTAATATCTCAAAGATTCAAGAAACTGCAAAACTAGTTAGTTCTGCCCAGGAGAAACAAACTACAGATACCAATCGAATTGTAGATTCTGTTCATAAAATCAATGAAAACTCACTTCAGATTTTAAATGCAGCTTCGCAAGAAAAAATAGCTGTTGAAGAAATTTCCAAATCAATTGAAACTATTGCGACAGGTACACAAGTAATTGCTGATAATTCACTGGTCCTTCTCGAAACAGCCAAAGATATTGAAGTGACCGGAGAACATTTACAAACGGTTGTTGAGACTTACAAATATTAA